The Lycium ferocissimum isolate CSIRO_LF1 chromosome 1, AGI_CSIRO_Lferr_CH_V1, whole genome shotgun sequence genome includes a region encoding these proteins:
- the LOC132029798 gene encoding uncharacterized protein LOC132029798, with amino-acid sequence MAFISFIGRVLFVSVFILSAYQEFSEFGTDGGPAAKALRPKFNVLSKHVATHTGIEVPHVEMKHLILGAIVLKGLGSLLFIFGSSLGAYLLLLHQAVAPPVLYDFYNYDVDKKEFSLLFFKFSQNWALLGALFFFIGLKNSMPRRSSSSSKKKAPKAKAN; translated from the exons ATGGCGTTCATATCATTCATTGGAAGAGTTCTCTTTGTATCTGTCTTCATTCTCTCTGCTTATCAAGA GTTCAGTGAATTTGGGACTGATGGCGGGCCAGCAGCAAAGGCATTAAGACCAAAGTTCAATGTTTTGTCAAAGCATGTGGCGACACACACTGGAATTGAAGTACCACATGTGGAG ATGAAACATCTTATTCTGGGGGCCATAGTTTTGAAGGGTCTTGGAAGCCTTCTATTCATCTTCGGCAGCTCTCTTGGAGCTTATCTTCTG CTGCTGCATCAGGCTGTTGCTCCCCCAGTCTTATACGACTTCTACAACTATGATGTTGACAAGAAAGAATTTTCactactttttttcaaattctctCAG AACTGGGCATTGCTCGGTGCACTATTCTTTTTCATCGGCTTGAAGAACTCAATGCCCAGGAGATCATCTTCCTCCTCAAAGAAGAAGGCTCCCAAGGCAAAAGCTAATTAA
- the LOC132030428 gene encoding 1-aminocyclopropane-1-carboxylate oxidase homolog, protein MAVSNTDDFEAKVQNSYDKMSELKAFDDTKAGVKGLVDAGISEVPRIFVLPPKNRPESFDTCETQFTFPVIDLEGIDEDLIKHKEIVDEVRDASETWGFFQVVNHGIPTSVLDEVLQGTRQFFEQDIEVKKQYYTRENGKKVIYVSNFDLYSPTVPAASWRDSLFCFVAPNPPSLEEFPTACGEILMDFSKDVTKLGISLLELLSEGLGLNPSHLNDMDCHKGLGVLGNYYPACPQPELTMGTIQHSDGDVITVLLQDHIGGLQVLHQNQWVNVPPIPGALVVNIGDFLQLMSNDKYISVEHRVIANKVSRLSIACFFREGPLQSSKLYAPITELLSEDNPPKYRATTAKDYSSYVLNKGLDGTSALLHYKI, encoded by the exons ATGGCAGTCTCTAACACAGATGATTTTGAGGCCAAAGTTCAGAATAGTTATGACAAAATGAGTGAGTTAAAAGCCTTTGATGATACAAAGGCTGGTGTCAAAGGGCTTGTTGATGCTGGAATCAGTGAAGTGCCTCGAATATTCGTTCTACCTCCAAAAAACAGGCCAGAGTCCTTTGATACATGTGAAACACAGTTCACTTTTCCAGTGATAGACCTTGAAGGCATCGACGAGGACCTAATCAAGCATAAAGAGATTGTTGACGAAGTTCGAGATGCATCAGAGACATGGGGTTTCTTCCAAGTGGTTAATCATGGCATTCCAACATCCGTCCTGGACGAAGTGCTGCAAGGGACACGACAGTTTTTTGAGCAAGATATTGAGGTTAAGAAACAGTATTACACTAGAGAGAATGGGAAAAAGGTGATTTATGTTAGCAATTTTGATTTGTATAGCCCTACTGTTCCAGCTGCAAGTTGGAGAGACTCACTTTTCTGTTTCGTGGCTCCTAATCCTCCCAGTCTGGAAGAATTTCCAACGGCATGCGG GGAAATACTAATGGATTTCTCTAAGGATGTGACGAAATTGGGCATCTCCTTGCTTGAGTTGTTGTCCGAGGGTCTCGGTCTCAATCCATCTCATCTCAATGATATGGATTGTCATAAAGGGCTTGGTGTTTTGGGCAATTACTATCCAGCATGCCCTCAGCCAGAACTCACCATGGGCACCATTCAACATTCTGATGGTGATGTTATCACAGTGCTTCTACAAGATCATATCGGAGGACTCCAAGTGCTTCACCAGAATCAATGGGTTAATGTTCCTCCTATACCTGGTGCCCTTGTGGTGAACATTGGAGATTTTCTGCAG CTCATGTCAAATGACAAGTACATAAGTGTTGAGCACAGAGTAATTGCAAATAAAGTATCAAGATTGTCAATTGCATGCTTCTTCCGTGAAGGTCCGTTGCAATCTTCCAAGTTGTATGCACCAATTACTGAATTGTTATCAGAAGACAATCCTCCAAAATATCGTGCCACCACTGCGAAAGACTACAGTAGTTACGTCCTTAATAAAGGCCTAGATGGAACTTCTGCATTGTTGCATTACAAGATCTAA